From Quercus lobata isolate SW786 chromosome 1, ValleyOak3.0 Primary Assembly, whole genome shotgun sequence, one genomic window encodes:
- the LOC115955822 gene encoding protein FAR1-RELATED SEQUENCE 5-like — protein sequence MTCQLQKDGMLEVVSFHEQHNHEFAPSPMKHMLRSKRKIAPAQKAIANDAEKSGISIKQTIDLLSMQVGGHENLGFLDYDYKNHVHRERRKALKKGDARAMMEYFHNMQLEDPSYFYSVQVDDDGLILNIFWADARSIVDYGHFGDVLCFDTTYRTNQYDRPFAPFIGVNHHKQTTIFGAALLYDETIESFMWLFKTFLSAMSGKQPKTILTDQSAAMAKAIAEIFVESNHRLCVWHIYQNAAKKLSHVFHSSKHFAADLSTCMYDYEDEDEWLVAWNNMLEKYDLTNNKWLCGIFDLKEKWAMVYGRHMFTADMKSTQRSESMNNVLKKYLKSKYNFLPSLEHYSRVLVDRRRQELQAEFKMRQTTPVLQLDVEMLRHAVKLYTPKMFKMFQDEYMKMGDCTIFKVSKSDTIIEYKVKYRQKTQEHFVKYEASTTNVQCSCMKFSFVGILCVHALKVLDKKNIQILPTHYILKRWTQDAKLGSIKNYHGVDIKGNAQESLGKRYSHLCHNFREVSILAAESEIMYDYVKKCSETLLKDLQEMRKKCYSLSMEDHSKVHDEVVLEDVLQDDNGCQSHEGITFQDIRGIKTKSTVGRPKSRLKGVLERPRNPKSQRKKANSSFDINSLEENSNVEQVSQLVDNFTQESVFCSHLVGQDYVVGHIVETNQVSVVLDDNL from the exons ATGACATGTCAACTTCAAAAAGATGGTATGTTAGAAGTTGTTTCTTTTCATGAACAACATAATCATGAGTTTGCTCCTTCACCAATGAAACATATGTTaagatcaaaaagaaaaattgcaccTGCTCAAAAAGCTATTGCAAATGATGCAGAGAAGTCTGGAAtatcaataaaacaaactaTAGATTTATTGAGCATGCAAGTTGGTGGTCATGAAAATCTTGGTTTTTTAGATTATGACTATAAAAATCATGTACATCGTGAGAGGAGAAAGGCTTTAAAGAAAGGCGATGCTCGTGCTATGATggaatattttcataatatgcAATTAGAAGATCCATCTTACTTTTATTCAGTACAAGTTGATGATGATGGTCTAATATTGAACATATTTTGGGCTGATGCTAGATCAATAGTTGATTATGGCCACTTTGgagatgttttgtgttttgataCAACTTATAGGACAAATCAATATGATCGACCCTTTGCTCCATTCATTGGGGTTAATCatcacaaacaaacaaccatttTCGGTGCAGCTTTACTTTATGATGAAACCATAGAGTCATTTATGTggttgtttaaaacttttttgagtGCAATGTCAGGGAAGCAGCCAAAAACTATACTTACAGATCAGTCTGCTGCAATGGCTAAGGCAATAGCAGAGATATTTGTTGAATCGAATCATCGTTTATGTGTATGGCATATTTATCAAAATGCTGCtaagaaactaagtcatgtatTTCATTCATCAAAGCACTTTGCAGCTGATTTGAGCACTTGTATGTATGAttatgaagatgaagatgaatggCTAGTTGCATGGAATAATATGCTTGAGAAATATGATCTTACTAATAATAAATGGTTGTGTGGGATATTtgatctaaaagaaaaatgggCCATGGTATATGGTCGACATATGTTTACTGCTGATATGAAAAGCACCCAACGTAGTGAGTCAATGAACAACGTGTTGAAAAAATACTTGAAAtcgaaatataattttttgccTTCTTTGGAACATTACTCTAGAGTCTTGGTTGATAGAAGACGTCAAGAACTACAAGCCGAGTTCAAAATGAGGCAGACAACACCAGTTTTACAACTTGATGTGGAGATGTTGAGACATGCTGTAAAGTTGTACACCccaaaaatgtttaaaatgtttcaaGATGAATATATGAAGATGGGGGATTGTACAATTTTCAAGGTTAGTAAATCTGATACTATCATTGAATACAAAGTTAAATATAGGCAAAAAACTCAAGAGCACTTTGTTAAATATGAAGCCTCAACAACTAATGTTCAGTGTAGTTGCATGAAGTTCAGTTTTGTAGGAATTCTTTGTGTCCATGCTTTGAAGGTTCTTGACAAAAAAAACATTCAGATACTTCCAACTcattatatattgaaaagaTGGACACAAGATGCAAAACTTGGTTCTATCAAGAACTATCATGGTGTTGATATTAAAGGTAATGCTCAAGAGTCATTGGGAAAGCGTTACTCTCATTTATGTCACAATTTTCGTGAAGTTTCCATACTTGCAGCAGAATCTGAGATTATGTATGATTATGTCAAAAAATGTTCTGAAACATTATTGAAGGATTTGCaagaaatgaggaaaaaatgTTATTCCCTTAGCATGGAGGATCATTCAAAGGTCCATGATGAAGTTGTTCTTGAGGATGTTTTACAAGATGATAATGGATGCCAATCCCATGAGGGCATAACTTTTCAGGATATACGTGGAATTAAAACAAAATCTACTGTTGGACGTCCAAAATCAAGGTTGAAAGGTGTGTTAGAACGGCCAAGAAATCCTAAATCTCAAAGAAAAAAG GCCAATTCCTCATTTGACATTAATTCTCTTGAAGAAAATAGTAATGTTGAACAAGTTTCACAGTTGGTGGATAATTTCACTCAG GAATCTGTCTTTTGTAGTCATTTGGTTGGACAAGACTATGTTGTTGGACATATTGTTGAGACAAATCAG GTTTCAGTAGTTCTTGATGATAATTTATAA